A DNA window from Hevea brasiliensis isolate MT/VB/25A 57/8 chromosome 2, ASM3005281v1, whole genome shotgun sequence contains the following coding sequences:
- the LOC110638002 gene encoding brassinosteroid-responsive RING protein 1 yields the protein MGFPVGYTEVFLPKMFVHALSFLGFIRNLILCLFNYLGLSDFLETDNIWPDNTNRIHSHTPVSAVLIREILPVIKFDDLVAGDSEVELPDCCAVCLYEFEGDAEIRWLKNCKHIFHRACLDRWMDHDRNTCPLCRTSFVPEEMQEEFSQRLLAASDEGDFYSEYSSVPVL from the coding sequence ATGGGATTTCCTGTTGGGTACACTGAAGTTTTCTTGCCGAAGATGTTCGTGCACGCACTATCCTTTCTGGGTTTTATCAGAAACCTCATTCTATGCCTTTTTAATTATCTGGGTCTCTCGGATTTCCTCGAAACCGATAACATATGGCCCGATAATACTAACCGAATCCATAGCCACACGCCCGTTTCCGCCGTCCTGATCCGGGAAATCCTACCCGTCATAAAGTTCGACGATTTGGTCGCTGGAGACAGCGAAGTTGAGCTGCCGGATTGTTGTGCCGTTTGTTTGTATGAGTTCGAGGGCGATGCGGAGATCAGATGGCTAAAGAATTGCAAGCACATTTTCCACCGTGCGTGTTTGGACCGTTGGATGGATCATGATAGGAACACGTGTCCGCTTTGTAGAACCTCGTTCGTGCCTGAGGAGATGCAAGAAGAGTTTAGTCAAAGGTTACTGGCGGCTTCTGACGAGGGTGATTTTTACAGTGAGTACAGTTCGGTCCCGGTTTTGTAG